A single region of the Duganella sp. BuS-21 genome encodes:
- a CDS encoding ROK family protein → MHTPDYFYGIDLGGTKIELVACDASLQVRYRQRVPTPTQDYDALVRALVGLIQGADAALTARPPAPLGIGVPGIVDSMTGAHLCANIPCLTGRELLPVLRAQLKRPITLGNDCQCFALSEAHGGAADGAPSMFGLILGTGAGAGYVVDQRLVRGRHGAAGEWGHWPLDPSLLHRYELPLLPCPCGRHACLESYVSGTGLRRLHAHFNGEENISAEQLAIRYRAGEVQAARVFGVHLDLLGAALARIVLAYDPHLIVLGGGLSQLPHLYTELAAAVRPHLIPGLGVPPILPPAFGDAGGARGAALLARQTSHQLEP, encoded by the coding sequence ATGCATACGCCTGATTACTTCTACGGCATCGACCTGGGCGGCACCAAGATCGAACTGGTGGCCTGCGACGCCAGCCTGCAAGTCCGCTACCGCCAGCGCGTGCCGACGCCGACGCAGGATTACGACGCACTGGTGCGCGCACTGGTCGGCCTGATACAAGGCGCCGATGCGGCCCTGACGGCGCGCCCGCCAGCGCCGCTCGGCATCGGCGTGCCTGGCATCGTCGACTCGATGACCGGCGCCCACCTGTGCGCCAACATTCCCTGCCTGACCGGCCGCGAACTGCTGCCCGTCCTGCGCGCACAACTGAAACGTCCCATCACGCTCGGCAACGACTGCCAGTGCTTCGCCCTGTCCGAAGCCCACGGCGGCGCGGCCGATGGCGCACCAAGCATGTTTGGTCTGATCCTCGGCACCGGCGCCGGCGCCGGCTACGTGGTCGATCAGCGCCTGGTGCGCGGCCGGCACGGCGCGGCCGGTGAATGGGGCCACTGGCCACTCGATCCCAGCCTGTTGCACCGCTACGAACTGCCGCTGCTGCCCTGCCCTTGCGGACGGCACGCCTGCCTTGAAAGCTACGTCTCCGGCACCGGCCTGCGCCGCCTGCACGCCCACTTCAACGGCGAGGAAAACATCAGCGCAGAACAACTGGCGATCCGCTACCGCGCCGGCGAAGTGCAGGCCGCGCGCGTGTTCGGCGTCCACCTCGACCTGCTCGGCGCGGCGCTCGCGCGCATCGTGCTGGCCTACGACCCGCACCTCATCGTGCTGGGCGGCGGGCTGTCGCAACTGCCGCACCTGTACACCGAACTGGCCGCCGCCGTCCGTCCGCACCTGATCCCCGGCCTCGGCGTGCCGCCCATCCTGCCGCCTGCATTCGGCGACGCCGGCGGGGCGCGCGGCGCGGCGCTGCTGGCGCGACAAACAAGCCATCAACTGGAGCCATGA
- a CDS encoding SIS domain-containing protein, which translates to MTQLHHLPATRWAERGGAHTAREIAQQPAVWRQLPACLDALPAAAHHALHTLLADPRALVLLTGAGTSAYAGELVADHLDAAWPAQVRALATTSLLSHPAFYLPAQRPVLLVSFARSGNSPESQAAVELVRQQSPGARFLNITCNADGKLARHGAGQPDSINVVLPPACCDQGFAMTSSFSTMVLAALTLLSPDPLPVRVQRVAQLAALAEQALSTQAADWHALGQRDFQRIIYLGAGPLEALAREAALKVLELSGGRTLALANTPLGFRHGPKSVLNQDSLVVLFHSQDAHARRYDQDLLDELRRDNVAGAVIAIDGAAHGLPDPWLAMCHVLFAQVLALHQSLRLGLTPDNPFPDGTVNRVVQGVIVHAYA; encoded by the coding sequence ATGACCCAGCTTCATCACTTGCCCGCCACGCGGTGGGCCGAACGCGGCGGCGCCCATACCGCCCGTGAAATCGCCCAGCAACCGGCCGTATGGCGCCAGTTGCCGGCCTGTCTCGACGCCTTGCCGGCCGCCGCCCACCACGCGCTTCACACCTTGTTGGCCGACCCGCGCGCCTTGGTGCTGCTGACCGGTGCCGGCACCTCCGCCTACGCCGGCGAACTGGTGGCCGACCATCTGGACGCGGCCTGGCCGGCCCAGGTGCGGGCACTGGCCACCACCAGCCTGCTCAGCCATCCGGCCTTCTATCTCCCGGCGCAACGCCCGGTACTTCTGGTATCGTTCGCACGCAGCGGCAACAGCCCGGAAAGCCAAGCCGCCGTCGAACTGGTGCGGCAACAATCGCCGGGTGCGCGCTTCCTCAACATCACCTGCAATGCGGACGGCAAGCTGGCGCGCCACGGCGCCGGCCAGCCGGACAGCATTAATGTGGTGCTGCCGCCCGCCTGCTGCGACCAGGGCTTCGCCATGACCAGCAGCTTCAGTACCATGGTGCTGGCGGCGCTGACCCTGCTGAGTCCCGATCCGCTGCCGGTGCGGGTGCAGCGCGTGGCGCAGTTGGCGGCGTTGGCCGAGCAGGCGCTGTCCACGCAGGCCGCCGATTGGCACGCGCTGGGCCAGCGCGATTTCCAGCGCATCATCTACCTTGGCGCCGGACCGCTGGAAGCGCTGGCGCGCGAGGCGGCGCTGAAAGTGCTGGAACTGTCGGGCGGCCGCACGCTGGCGCTGGCGAATACGCCGCTGGGCTTCCGCCACGGTCCCAAGTCGGTGTTGAACCAGGACAGCCTGGTGGTGCTATTCCATAGCCAGGATGCCCATGCGCGGCGCTATGACCAGGATCTGCTGGACGAACTACGGCGCGACAATGTGGCCGGCGCGGTGATCGCCATCGACGGCGCGGCACACGGACTGCCAGATCCATGGCTGGCCATGTGCCACGTGCTGTTCGCGCAGGTGCTGGCCCTGCATCAGTCGCTGCGACTGGGGCTGACGCCGGACAATCCATTCCCGGACGGTACGGTCAACCGCGTGGTGCAAGGCGTGATCGTTCATGCATACGCCTGA
- a CDS encoding PEP-CTERM sorting domain-containing protein (PEP-CTERM proteins occur, often in large numbers, in the proteomes of bacteria that also encode an exosortase, a predicted intramembrane cysteine proteinase. The presence of a PEP-CTERM domain at a protein's C-terminus predicts cleavage within the sorting domain, followed by covalent anchoring to some some component of the (usually Gram-negative) cell surface. Many PEP-CTERM proteins exhibit an unusual sequence composition that includes large numbers of potential glycosylation sites. Expression of one such protein has been shown restore the ability of a bacterium to form floc, a type of biofilm.) has product MPERGDSAQATTLDFDAATVTGQLPFANLIASYAGTSDVEDGFTFTSTGPGPDAVLASALSLNAGSYSLGETLLGTTTPTSNSGLFNITALNLLRFPLFFSTTVTFIGTKADLTTTVSQKFKFTNNNWGTLNFGTDVVYLSSLKWTQTSVYVVDKLNVTAVPEPETYAMLLAGLAARRRKQA; this is encoded by the coding sequence TTGCCGGAACGTGGGGATTCCGCCCAAGCGACGACGCTCGACTTCGACGCTGCAACGGTGACCGGCCAACTGCCGTTCGCCAACCTGATCGCCTCGTACGCCGGCACCAGCGATGTGGAGGACGGTTTCACGTTCACCAGCACCGGCCCAGGCCCGGACGCCGTCTTGGCTTCCGCCCTGAGCTTGAACGCCGGTTCGTATTCGCTGGGTGAAACCCTGTTGGGCACCACGACGCCGACCTCGAACAGCGGCCTGTTCAACATCACCGCGTTGAACCTGCTGCGTTTCCCGCTGTTCTTCAGCACTACCGTGACCTTTATCGGTACCAAGGCTGATTTGACGACGACGGTTTCGCAGAAGTTCAAGTTCACCAACAATAATTGGGGCACGCTCAACTTCGGCACCGACGTCGTCTATCTGTCGTCGTTGAAATGGACGCAGACCAGCGTCTATGTGGTCGACAAGCTGAACGTGACCGCCGTGCCGGAACCTGAAACCTACGCCATGCTGCTGGCCGGCCTGGCAGCGCGCCGCCGCAAGCAAGCGTAA
- the agaR gene encoding transcriptional repressor AgaR, whose translation MLNSGVRREQILQALEMQDQVRVNRLAQRFGVSTVTIRGDLRLLAEAGLVQRQHGGACTARRAPPELPLEEKRAQHRERKHSIAARALKLVQPGDKLILDAGSTTLQLARKLARAVAQPDAAAMAPLSIFTNSLPIANELGAVQDIELLLSGGMLRKPSQSLQGPQAEASLDGYVFDRLFLGVDGCDPEFGLSTHDEAEARLNARMTAQARQVIVLADGSKFGRICLHRICALERIDIVVSDASMPPAMRTALTQRGVQVLVAEEES comes from the coding sequence GTGCTGAACAGCGGCGTGCGCCGCGAGCAGATCCTGCAAGCGCTGGAGATGCAGGACCAGGTGCGCGTCAATCGCCTGGCGCAGCGCTTCGGCGTCTCGACCGTCACCATACGCGGCGACCTGCGTCTGCTGGCGGAGGCTGGACTGGTGCAACGCCAGCACGGCGGTGCCTGCACCGCAAGGCGCGCGCCGCCGGAGCTGCCGCTGGAGGAAAAACGCGCCCAGCACCGCGAGCGCAAGCACAGCATCGCGGCCCGCGCGTTGAAGCTGGTGCAGCCCGGCGACAAACTGATACTGGACGCCGGCAGCACCACGCTGCAACTGGCCCGCAAACTGGCGCGCGCCGTGGCGCAGCCCGATGCGGCAGCGATGGCGCCCCTCAGCATCTTCACCAACAGCCTGCCGATCGCCAACGAACTCGGAGCGGTGCAAGACATCGAACTGCTGCTTTCCGGCGGCATGCTGCGCAAGCCGTCGCAGTCGCTGCAAGGCCCGCAGGCAGAGGCAAGCCTGGACGGCTACGTCTTCGACAGACTATTCCTGGGCGTAGACGGCTGCGATCCCGAATTCGGCCTCTCCACCCACGACGAAGCGGAAGCACGCCTCAACGCCCGCATGACCGCGCAGGCGCGCCAGGTCATCGTCCTGGCCGACGGCTCCAAATTCGGCCGCATCTGTCTGCACCGCATCTGCGCCCTGGAGCGCATCGACATTGTAGTGAGCGATGCCAGCATGCCACCGGCCATGCGCACCGCCCTCACCCAGCGCGGCGTACAAGTATTGGTCGCGGAAGAGGAATCATGA
- a CDS encoding D-tagatose-bisphosphate aldolase, class II, non-catalytic subunit, whose product MSPIQTLIRQHHAGHAVGLPSVCCANPQVLQAAMEVALAHGTPLLVEATSNQVDQFGGYTGMTPADYIGYVRDLARSTGLPQEQLILGGDHLGPNTWQHLAPEPAMANARALIDAYVRAGFHKIHLDCSMACAGDPLPLPDAIVAERSADLAQIAEQAALDANLPPPVYVIGTEVPIPGGEASLAGGLQVTRPDAADATLAAHAIAFAARGLHDAWQRVVALVVQPGVDFDHSTVHHYAAAQAAPLSAFIAEHPGLVFEAHSTDYQSERALHALVRDHFAILKVGPAATNALREACFALAAIEAALVPVERRSHLAEVLERCMLEQPRHWQKHYAGTPDQLRMLRKFALSDRSRYYWGEPAVAQALQRLNENLEGRDLPLPLISQYLPEQVESVLEGTLPARAADLARHKVGLVLARYVRACHANAAEAVC is encoded by the coding sequence ATGTCCCCGATCCAAACCCTGATCCGTCAACACCACGCCGGCCACGCCGTCGGCCTGCCCAGCGTCTGCTGCGCCAATCCGCAAGTGCTGCAAGCGGCCATGGAAGTCGCACTGGCGCACGGCACGCCGCTGCTGGTGGAAGCCACTTCCAACCAGGTCGACCAGTTCGGCGGCTACACCGGCATGACGCCGGCCGACTACATCGGCTACGTGCGCGACCTGGCGCGCAGCACCGGCCTGCCGCAGGAACAATTGATCCTGGGCGGCGACCACCTCGGCCCCAACACCTGGCAGCACCTGGCGCCGGAACCGGCGATGGCCAATGCCCGCGCGCTGATCGACGCTTACGTGCGCGCCGGCTTTCATAAAATCCACCTCGATTGCAGCATGGCTTGCGCCGGCGATCCGCTGCCGCTGCCGGACGCCATCGTGGCCGAGCGTTCAGCCGACCTGGCGCAGATCGCCGAGCAAGCCGCGCTCGACGCCAACCTGCCGCCGCCGGTGTACGTGATCGGCACCGAAGTCCCGATTCCCGGCGGCGAAGCGTCGCTGGCCGGCGGCCTGCAGGTAACCCGTCCGGACGCTGCGGACGCCACGCTGGCCGCACACGCCATCGCCTTCGCCGCGCGCGGCCTGCACGACGCCTGGCAACGCGTGGTCGCGCTGGTGGTACAGCCGGGCGTGGACTTCGACCACAGCACCGTTCACCACTACGCGGCAGCGCAAGCCGCGCCGCTGTCGGCCTTCATCGCCGAACACCCGGGTCTGGTGTTCGAAGCCCACTCCACCGACTATCAAAGCGAGCGCGCCCTGCATGCGCTGGTGCGCGACCACTTTGCCATCCTCAAGGTCGGCCCGGCCGCCACCAACGCCCTGCGCGAAGCCTGCTTCGCGCTGGCCGCGATTGAAGCTGCGCTGGTTCCCGTGGAACGGCGCTCGCACCTGGCCGAAGTGCTGGAACGCTGCATGCTAGAACAGCCGCGTCACTGGCAGAAGCACTACGCCGGCACGCCGGACCAGTTGCGCATGCTGCGGAAATTCGCGCTATCGGACCGCAGCCGCTACTACTGGGGCGAGCCGGCGGTGGCGCAGGCGCTACAACGCCTGAACGAGAATCTTGAAGGCCGCGACCTGCCGCTGCCGCTGATCAGCCAATACCTGCCGGAGCAAGTCGAGTCGGTCCTGGAAGGCACGCTGCCGGCGCGCGCCGCCGATCTGGCGCGCCACAAAGTGGGACTGGTGCTGGCGCGTTACGTGCGCGCCTGCCACGCCAACGCGGCGGAGGCGGTGTGCTGA